In Gossypium raimondii isolate GPD5lz chromosome 12, ASM2569854v1, whole genome shotgun sequence, a single window of DNA contains:
- the LOC105762630 gene encoding probable LRR receptor-like serine/threonine-protein kinase RKF3, whose protein sequence is MSLLLFFIVFTFSPLCFAQSNTQQQPCPLNFTILRPILPNPRPRLNTSMECHYVRQGLRLVLSDYLKRTDSFYPPLNTAESCWQSYQSLDPTFDMRSSCGFQTDWISQGCLNLTTRADFEALIPNATLSDVVSNCNQSLQGSACASCTRSLANVQASYLIDNSVANVSDCTAYPSIYAAAFANYAGPTDEATASCLFSVDFSTINNRKSNRLGLILGVSVGVSVGLTVLIGGSWFAYRKYQDSKRKKGKDRIRSLEMGGAGGSGLSSITESTNLLRFTFDDIKEATRNFSRDNIIGKGGYGNVYKGYLPDGSEVAFKRFKNCSAAGDANFTHEVEVIASVRHVNLVALRGYCTTTTTLEGHQRIIVCDLMKNGSLYDHLFGSMERKLSWPMRQKIALGTARGLAYLHYGAQPAIIHRDIKASNILLDDKFEAKVADFGLAKFTPEGMTHLSTRVAGTMGYVAPEYALYGQLTERSDVYSFGVVLLELLSGKKALTMTDDNQPSLVADWAWSLVKSERALDVIEDGMPELGPPEVLEKYVLVAVLCSHPELQCRPTMDQVVKMLETDVSVPSIPERPIPLVAHIDDIERSISSNGSGHLSGLAGYQIFTCESSHHSGSKEEGTSLGAIE, encoded by the coding sequence ATGtcccttcttcttttcttcattgTCTTCACTTTTTCCCCACTATGTTTTGCTCAAAGCAATACCCAACAACAACCATGTCCTTTAAACTTCACTATCCTCCGTCCCATCCTCCCTAACCCCAGGCCTCGTCTCAACACCTCCATGGAATGCCACTATGTTCGTCAGGGTCTCCGCCTTGTCCTTTCCGACTACCTCAAACGCACCGATTCCTTCTACCCTCCTTTAAACACCGCCGAGTCCTGTTGGCAATCTTACCAATCCCTCGACCCCACCTTCGACATGCGTTCCAGTTGTGGTTTCCAGACCGATTGGATCTCTCAAGGTTGCTTGAACTTAACCACCAGGGCTGATTTTGAAGCTTTGATCCCCAACGCCACCTTATCCGATGTCGTTTCGAATTGTAACCAGTCGTTGCAGGGCTCGGCTTGTGCTTCTTGTACTCGAAGCTTGGCCAATGTGCAAGCTTCGTACTTGATCGACAATTCAGTAGCAAACGTCTCCGACTGCACCGCTTACCCGTCTATTTACGCAGCTGCTTTCGCTAATTACGCTGGACCAACCGATGAAGCCACCGCCTCTTGTTTATTCTCGGTTGATTTTAGCACCATTAACAATCGTAAAAGTAACAGACTTGGTCTGATTTTGGGTGTTAGCGTTGGTGTTAGCGTTGGTTTAACTGTTTTGATTGGTGGGTCTTGGTTTGCTTATAGAAAATACCAGGAttcaaagagaaagaaagggaaAGACAGAATCAGGAGCCTCGAGATGGGTGGTGCTGGTGGTTCTGGTTTGTCTTCCATCACTGAAAGTACTAATTTGCTTCGCTTTACCTTCGATGACATCAAGGAAGCCACTAGGAATTTCTCGAGAGACAACATTATTGGCAAAGGAGGGTATGGTAATGTGTACAAAGGTTACTTACCTGATGGCTCTGAGGTTGCTTTCAAAAGGTTCAAGAACTGTTCTGCCGCTGGTGATGCCAATTTCACACATGAAGTTGAGGTAATCGCCAGTGTTAGGCATGTGAACCTTGTTGCTTTGAGGGGATATTGTACAACCACCACCACGTTAGAGGGTCACCAAAGGATAATCGTTTGTGATTTAATGAAGAACGGTAGCTTGTATGATCATCTGTTTGGTTCCATGGAAAGGAAACTCAGTTGGCCAATGCGTCAAAAGATAGCACTAGGAACAGCTAGGGGATTGGCTTATTTACATTACGGAGCACAGCCAGCAATCATTCATAGGGATATCAAAGCGAGTAACATACTTTTGGATGATAAGTTTGAGGCCAAGGTAGCTGATTTTGGACTAGCAAAGTTCACACCAGAAGGAATGACACATTTGAGCACCAGAGTAGCTGGAACAATGGGGTATGTTGCCCCTGAATATGCATTGTATGGTCAATTGACCGAGAGAAGCGATGTGTATAGCTTCGGCGTAGTGCTTCTCGAGTTGTTGAGTGGAAAAAAGGCACTCACGATGACTGATGATAACCAGCCTTCTCTAGTGGCTGATTGGGCATGGTCATTGGTTAAGTCTGAGAGAGCTTTGGATGTTATTGAAGACGGCATGCCGGAGTTAGGGCCACCGGAGGTTCTTGAGAAGTACGTGCTGGTCGCGGTCCTTTGCTCGCATCCAGAGTTACAATGCCGGCCAACCATGGATCAAGTAGTAAAAATGTTGGAAACTGATGTTTCAGTTCCCTCAATCCCTGAACGACCGATTCCTCTGGTGGCTCATATCGATGACATTGAGAGATCGATAAGCAGTAATGGCTCGGGTCATCTCTCTGGTTTGGCTGGCTATCAAATATTTACTTGTGAAAGCAGTCATCATTCAGGTAGTAAGGAGGAAGGGACAAGTTTAGGCGCTATTGAATAG